From Dehalococcoidales bacterium, the proteins below share one genomic window:
- a CDS encoding FAD-dependent oxidoreductase, whose protein sequence is MKVDAASDRDAARILIVGGVAGGASCAARARRLSEKAEIIIFERGPYVSFANCGLPYYVGDVITEEEKLIVATPELFRERFNIQVRTQSNVTAIDRNKREIEVEDLRTSARYLEKYDALVLAPGATPVRPPLPGINLPGIHSLRTIPDSRNIRDWITRSNAKRAVIVGGGFVGLEMAENLLRRGISVTIIEMQDHVMPALDYEMATPIHDHLIINGVSLHLEDAVTEFAQNDAGELTVKTKSGENFVADLIILAIGVRPEVDLAKGAGLEIGEKGGIRVDDRMQTSDRHVWAVGDAIEVRDFVSGEWKVIPLAGPANRQGRTAAGNILGREFTFRGVQATSICGVLGMTIASTGLTENELVRLKQSGRNIDYEKVYLYPGHHVSYYPGESRISMKLIFSKEDGRILGAQAVGQQGVDRRIDVIATAIQNNATVYDLEEAELCYAPQYGAAKDPVNIAGMIAANALRGDAPLAHWEDIKSADVLILDVRDPSEYQSGHVKGALSIPLNELRSRLHELRPGQEIWTYCATGHRSYYATRVLRLNGFNARNLPGGMNTFNDLAR, encoded by the coding sequence TTGAAGGTAGACGCAGCCTCTGATAGAGATGCAGCAAGAATTTTGATTGTTGGTGGCGTGGCCGGGGGAGCCTCGTGCGCAGCCCGGGCGAGAAGGCTGTCAGAAAAGGCCGAGATCATCATCTTCGAACGCGGTCCCTACGTATCGTTCGCTAATTGCGGCCTGCCCTATTACGTAGGTGACGTCATCACCGAAGAAGAAAAGCTGATAGTAGCCACCCCCGAGCTATTTAGAGAGAGGTTTAATATTCAGGTACGCACGCAAAGCAATGTCACCGCTATTGATCGCAATAAACGGGAAATCGAAGTAGAGGATCTGAGGACGTCGGCCAGATATCTTGAGAAATATGACGCACTGGTGCTTGCGCCCGGGGCCACACCGGTTCGGCCGCCGCTGCCCGGTATTAATCTGCCCGGGATACATTCTCTAAGGACAATACCGGACAGTCGTAATATCCGTGACTGGATTACCCGGAGTAATGCTAAAAGAGCCGTCATCGTTGGCGGTGGTTTTGTGGGATTGGAGATGGCGGAAAACCTGCTCAGACGGGGAATCTCGGTGACCATAATCGAAATGCAGGACCACGTCATGCCGGCTTTGGATTATGAGATGGCGACGCCGATCCATGACCATTTGATTATCAACGGGGTTTCCCTGCATCTGGAGGACGCAGTTACCGAGTTCGCGCAGAATGATGCCGGTGAGCTGACCGTGAAAACCAAATCAGGTGAGAACTTTGTTGCCGATCTGATTATACTGGCGATTGGGGTGCGTCCTGAGGTTGATCTGGCTAAAGGGGCGGGCCTTGAAATCGGAGAAAAAGGCGGCATTCGAGTCGATGACCGCATGCAGACCAGCGATCGTCATGTTTGGGCAGTCGGCGATGCTATCGAGGTCCGTGATTTTGTCTCCGGAGAATGGAAGGTGATTCCTTTAGCCGGGCCGGCCAATCGCCAGGGGAGAACTGCTGCCGGTAATATCCTGGGGCGTGAGTTTACCTTCAGGGGTGTACAGGCGACTTCGATCTGCGGAGTGCTGGGGATGACAATCGCCTCTACCGGGCTAACCGAGAACGAGCTGGTACGCTTGAAGCAAAGCGGGCGCAATATTGACTATGAAAAAGTCTACCTGTACCCCGGTCATCATGTCAGCTATTATCCGGGAGAGAGCCGCATTTCTATGAAGCTGATATTCTCTAAAGAAGATGGCAGAATACTCGGTGCTCAAGCGGTCGGTCAGCAGGGAGTGGACAGGCGGATCGATGTTATTGCGACGGCGATACAGAATAACGCGACGGTGTACGACCTTGAGGAGGCAGAGCTGTGCTACGCCCCGCAGTACGGGGCGGCCAAGGACCCGGTTAATATCGCCGGTATGATTGCTGCCAATGCTCTTCGGGGTGATGCCCCACTGGCTCACTGGGAGGACATCAAGAGTGCGGATGTTTTGATCCTTGACGTGCGCGACCCGTCTGAATATCAGTCCGGTCACGTGAAGGGAGCACTGAGTATCCCCCTTAACGAACTCCGTTCCCGCCTGCACGAACTCCGGCCCGGACAAGAAATCTGGACATACTGTGCTACGGGCCATAGGTCGTACTACGCGACACGTGTATTGAGGCTTAACGGCTTCAACGCCCGAAACTTACCCGGGGGGATGAATACTTTCAATGACCTGGCACGATAA
- a CDS encoding GYD domain-containing protein, translating to MATYMMLFHLTGRGVQDMTDSPTYIDTAKGVFRDLGAKVKDFYMLMGHYDMVFIIESPNYEIVAKAALTLDSLGSMRTETIRAFTEDEYRKIIADLK from the coding sequence ATGGCTACCTATATGATGCTGTTCCATCTTACCGGACGAGGCGTACAGGATATGACGGATAGCCCTACCTACATCGACACTGCCAAGGGAGTCTTTCGGGACCTGGGGGCAAAGGTGAAGGATTTCTATATGCTGATGGGGCACTATGATATGGTCTTCATCATAGAGTCGCCGAACTACGAAATTGTTGCTAAGGCTGCACTTACTCTGGACTCGCTGGGCAGCATGCGTACCGAGACCATACGCGCCTTCACCGAGGATGAGTACCGCAAGATAATTGCTGACCTGAAGTAG